One Arachis hypogaea cultivar Tifrunner chromosome 2, arahy.Tifrunner.gnm2.J5K5, whole genome shotgun sequence genomic window, aagaattATTGTAATTACTAACGAGTTATAATTCTCTTTATCCCCATCTAAAGATCTCATATTCGAGTTTCactccaaatttaaaaaaaaaaaaagttgttataACTCAAAAATTACAACTGTAATAGAGGATATCAGACCAATTAAAAGTTGAAAAATTATTTATGGTTCATTACTTTCGACTACAGCGACAAGCACTCCGTTGTTTTGGTGGTCGAAATCCCCTTCAAAGATCACTGTCAAATGTTCTTCTTTTGCATGTTCTTCAGGTGAGTCTATTTCATGATTATGCCCTAATCTTTCCATCTCAATTTCCTTATCCTCATTGGGAATCTCTGGCCCTTGGCTAGTTGTGGAATTTCGCTCAAGGCCGTTTGCTTCTTCTAAGTCTGATTCTAGACCATGATCCTCCGATATTTGCTCCATCATTTCTTCTTCGTCCTCCAGAAAATCATGGTCGTTCCCAAACATGTAATAGtaaactaaaacaaagagaaggaGCACAAAATTGAGTATTGCTAGCATAAGAAAATATCTATCCAAATGGCTGGTGTTGATTGATTCATTAATCCAGCAGCTGAACATCAAGAACCATGGTATACTTAGGAGTTTTCCTATACCAATCACTATATTACTAAATGGCTCAGCAAAGTTTCTCACAGATTCTGATGCATAGATCTCGAAGAGCTGGGATAAACCGTCTTCAACAAGCGCTTCTGCCATTCCTAACAACAAAAATTGTGGAATCAAAGCTTTTGTATTCATCATTCCTATCGAATATAGTCTATGATTTTCCACTTTCCATGCAAAGACACAACAAATTACAGCAAGAAATATTCCAATACCAATCTTCATGGTCGTTGAATCTATTATTTTTCTCTTGGCTCCAAAGTAGATGATGGCCATCTTATTGATCTTCTTAGCTATTTTAGCTTTTACTACAAGCCAGAAAAACGCTGGTGTTGCCATCAGTCATGAAGAACTTGAGTAAAAGGAGAATTGAAATGTCATTAGCCATGAAACTTTCCATGCTACTGGCTTGAGAAACAAAAAAAGTGTTCCCAGAAGCCGTAACAAAACTGTAAGGGAATAAGCAAAACCCCCAACAGAGCAACAAAACAATGCTCTTGGCTTCTCTAACTTGCTTAACTGTGCAAAGCTCCCCTTTCGTCTCTTGCATATGGGGACTAACATCATAATTCTCAGTTTGTTTCTGGTCAATTATAGCTGCTTTTTCCAACCATCCAAACCCCCAAGGTACTCGCGGTAACAACCTTACAACCCGGTCTTGCCCATGGTTAGCCTCATAGAAATGTCCCTGCCTATAATTCTTCCAGTAGTATCCATCTTCTGAGGTTAAATATGCCAAATCCCTTTTCCTATAAGCTGCTTTGCACACTCTACAAAACTTGCCAACATTGCTTTCAGGAAGCAAATCTTCATGGTTGTACCACGCATATCCAAAGTAGAACAACAGATAGCTCCCTAGCATGAAAAGTGACAAAAACCTGGTGCCCTGCCACGTGTCATCGACAAAAAGGGCAACAATAATAATTGCGGTATATGAAAAGGTAAAAATACAGAGGTTCCACAGTTTCCTGGTCCAAGAAAAGATATGGTCCAGCCTTGCATTGTCTGTGCCTTCTTGTCCTAGTTTTTTTACTTGAGCTCTCACTTTCTTCACTTGAGAGACCAAAAAATCATGAGATAAGCATGCTCCGGCAGTTTTTCCCAGTGTGATAAGAAAAATTGCAAGATAGATCATATAATATTCGAAGTTGGAAGTTGCCGTAGTAGATATACAGAACAACATTGAACCCTGCAAAAAGAATGTATACAGTTATTTTTCTTTGCAAAAAAAATTGGGCTTAAATCTTCATTTTCCTGAAGAAAAAAAGTCTAGgacagtatttttattaaaatttggccacaGCACttaaccaagaaaaaaaaatgagtaatttcatatcattaaatataattttacattattaaaaacattaataattaCTAATTGATGACTACAAAATATAAAAGATGTTGTCCCGTaacactcttctttttctttgggttatgctacgtgtatatcaaaatcaactactaaaattaGCTATCAGTATACAAATACactatgaaaataaattaaaccacacatgtatttatacacaaatacattaatgACTacttttagtggctgattttagta contains:
- the LOC140177926 gene encoding protein NRT1/ PTR FAMILY 5.4-like — protein: MKNRLKLGSLISVMIKSRKLLNSLPALVIKQFLISRAPFFVLGLIVSNRFLENWLDSTIMDYLTDSLNNQRTAAIITNMQDGLSCLFVVIAYQISEAYVGSFTAITFCATASIMGSMLFCISTTATSNFEYYMIYLAIFLITLGKTAGACLSHDFLVSQVKKVRAQVKKLGQEGTDNARLDHIFSWTRKLWNLCIFTFSYTAIIIVALFVDDTWQGTRFLSLFMLGSYLLFYFGYAWYNHEDLLPESNVGKFCRVCKAAYRKRDLAYLTSEDGYYWKNYRQGHFYEANHGQDRVVRLLPRVPWGFGWLEKAAIIDQKQTENYDVSPHMQETKGELCTVKQVREAKSIVLLLCWGFCLFPYSFVTASGNTFFVSQASSMESFMANDISILLLLKFFMTDGNTSVFLACSKS